The nucleotide window AGTCAGGTAGGTGCTGACCGCCTGCGCGCGGCGCTGGGACAGGTCCATATTGTGCTGGCGGCTGCCGGTGCTGTCGGTGAACCCGACCACTTCAATGGTGTTCTGGTTGAACTGCTTGAACGAGCCTGCGAGGTTGTTCAGCGGCGAGTAGAAGCTTGGGGCGATGTTGGCCGAGTCGGTGGCAAAGGTGATGTTGCCCGGCATGATCAGTTTGATCTGGTCGCCCTGACGCTGTACTTCCACCCCGGTGTTGGCCATCTGGGCGCGCAGTTCGGCCTCTTGCTTGTCGGCGTAGTAGCCATAGCCCGCTGCTGCTGCACCTACGGCGGCGGCGCCGATCAGCGCACCTTTGCCACGGTTGTTGTGGTCGATGGCCGCACCGGCGATGGCGCCAGCCAGCGCGCCCAGGCCGCCGTACTTGGCAGTCTTGCTCATCCCCGTGGAGCCCTGCGCCTGACCCTGGTTGTCATAAGGGTTCTGGCCGGCACAGCCAGTCATCAGGGCAGCGGCAGTTGCGACGATAATCAGACGACGCATGGTGAACATGGACAAGCTCCTACTGAAATTCATAAATGCGGCAGATCACGAAGGGATCTATGCCAGCCTTGGATTGCATCGGCAATGAAAAATTCAATGAAAGTGCCTTCATGTGCACTCAGGCACGCACGAAAGGGTTTTCTCGCATCTCGTCACCCAGGCGGGTATCGGGCCCGTGGCCAGTCACCACAATGGCCTCTTCATCCAGCCGGTACAGCCGCTCCTTGATGGAACGCACGATAGCCCGCTGGTCACCCCCCCACAAATCGGTGCGGCCAATGCCACGGCGGAACAAGGTGTCGCCGGCGATCAGCAGTTTGGCATCGGCGAACCAGAAGCTCATCGAACCCGGGGTGTGGCCAGGCGTATGCAATGCCACGCCACAGCCACAGGCCAATTCTTCGTCATCGCCCAGCCAGCGATCAGGTGCCGGTACCGGCGTATAGGGCACGCCGAACATCTGGCACTGCATCTCCAGGTTGTCCCACAGTACCTGGTCGTCCTTGTGCAGGTGCAGGGTGGCGCCGGTCAGCGCCTTGAGCTTGCCCGAGGCAAGAAAATGATCGAAGTGCGCGTGTGTATGGATGATGCTCACCAGCGTCAGGCCGTGGGCCTGCAGGCGCGCCAGGATCTTCTCCGGGTCACCGCCTGGGTCGACGACGATGGCTTTCTTGGTCAGCGGGTCGCCAATCAGCGTGCAGTTGCACTGCAAAGGGCCTACGGGGAAGGTTTCGCGGATGAGGGCAGGTGGGGCTTGGGTCATTGCATTACTCATGAGAAAAACGGTGAACACTGAAAGCTTCAAGTGTGTTTGTTCAATCAAGCGCAAGCATGTAGCCAATGCTGCAAACTCGTTCCCTGAAACAAACGAAAAACCGGCCAATAGGCCGGTTCTCAACCAATATGAATACGCTGTAGAAGCGTGCACCAGGGCCTGACGAGCGTTCGCTCAGGATGGAGTACCTGCCAGGGGGCCAGCAGGCTCAAGGTCTGCACCCTTCGTCTTTGCGACCTGCAGGAACCGCAGTTGGTTGCTGGAGATTCGACCAGCAAGACGCCTTGCTTCAGCCTCAAATCTCGCAATGGCAAGCAACTCTACCTGTCTCGTTTTGGAACGCATTGTCCCTCCAAAAGCTTGATCGACACGCTATCGATGTTATTAGGGATCAACCAGGATCACAAGCCGACCTTCAACGGTCCACGTGAAGCCAAGCGCTTCATAAACTGACCTTGCGCCCTCCAGAGGATCTTGTATTTCAATCTCTCGGCAGCCCAACATACGAGCATAGAAATCAATCGATGTAAGTGCCAAGACTGCGATCTCTCCCCTGAGTGGATGCGACGGACAGGGATTGCCTTGGAGGAGTATGACCTTGATGCACAAGCGGCTTTTTCTAGGACTTGCGTAGCAAAGCCCGCACAGCTCGCTACCGGACCAGATGGCAAGATCGAACCCTCTGGGATCAGTATCTTTCCAGTCGGTAATCGCCTCCCAAGGAAACAGACACCGGCTTTCCGGCCACTCCAGGCTAGCAGTGAGGGCCTCGTGCGTTATCGGCTCCATACGGACTTGGCCGATTTCAACATCTCCCCTCAACAGATCTGGCTGGCGATACAGCAGTTCTTGAGTGAGCGTTCGAGCTTGTGATCTATATATTTGATACCGAAGTTTACTGATCCGCCGTCTCATACAAGCACCGCGTCCGAAATGGAGCCACCATTCAGAACTCGCGGCCTACTGGTCGCATGACGCCCCATACCTGCATATCCTCTGGATGCGGAGCATTGAAGTCGCACTGCCCGAGCAGTGAAGCAAGGTCACAGGGGGTTACACCGGGGGCTGCGTTCGCGTGATGCTCATTCACCTGCATGCTTTGGG belongs to Pseudomonas putida NBRC 14164 and includes:
- a CDS encoding OmpA family protein, producing MFTMRRLIIVATAAALMTGCAGQNPYDNQGQAQGSTGMSKTAKYGGLGALAGAIAGAAIDHNNRGKGALIGAAAVGAAAAGYGYYADKQEAELRAQMANTGVEVQRQGDQIKLIMPGNITFATDSANIAPSFYSPLNNLAGSFKQFNQNTIEVVGFTDSTGSRQHNMDLSQRRAQAVSTYLTSQGVDASRISVRGMGPDQPIASNADANGRAQNRRVEVNLKPIPGQQYDQQQGQVQQYP
- a CDS encoding MBL fold metallo-hydrolase — its product is MTQAPPALIRETFPVGPLQCNCTLIGDPLTKKAIVVDPGGDPEKILARLQAHGLTLVSIIHTHAHFDHFLASGKLKALTGATLHLHKDDQVLWDNLEMQCQMFGVPYTPVPAPDRWLGDDEELACGCGVALHTPGHTPGSMSFWFADAKLLIAGDTLFRRGIGRTDLWGGDQRAIVRSIKERLYRLDEEAIVVTGHGPDTRLGDEMRENPFVRA